One stretch of Micromonospora echinospora DNA includes these proteins:
- a CDS encoding SDR family NAD(P)-dependent oxidoreductase, with amino-acid sequence MTSVAIVTGASSGIGAATARRLAAEGFHVLAAARRTDRLAALVAEIEAAGGAATAVACDVTSDESVAGLAAAADAAPGPVTLLVNNAGGARGLDPVETADVGDWQWMYDVNVLGTLRVTKALLPALERSGAGTVVIVSSTAGHVVYEGGGGYTAAKHAQTAIAGTLRLELCGRPVRVIEIDPGMVKTEEFGLVRFGGDADRAEAVYAGVAEPLVADDVADCVAWCATRPHHVNIDQLVVRPLAQAAQHKVHRTS; translated from the coding sequence ATGACTTCCGTCGCCATCGTCACCGGGGCGTCCAGCGGGATCGGCGCGGCCACCGCCCGCCGGCTGGCCGCCGAGGGCTTCCACGTGCTGGCCGCCGCCCGGCGCACCGACCGGCTGGCCGCGCTGGTCGCCGAAATCGAGGCGGCCGGTGGCGCGGCGACAGCGGTGGCGTGCGACGTGACCTCGGACGAATCGGTCGCCGGCCTGGCCGCTGCCGCCGACGCCGCGCCCGGGCCGGTCACGCTGCTGGTGAACAACGCCGGCGGCGCCCGCGGCCTGGACCCGGTCGAGACGGCCGACGTGGGCGACTGGCAATGGATGTACGACGTCAACGTGCTCGGCACGCTGCGCGTCACCAAGGCGCTGCTCCCGGCGCTGGAACGCTCCGGGGCCGGCACCGTCGTGATCGTCAGCTCCACCGCCGGGCACGTCGTCTACGAGGGCGGCGGCGGTTACACGGCCGCCAAGCACGCGCAGACCGCGATCGCCGGGACGCTCCGGCTGGAGCTGTGCGGACGCCCGGTCCGGGTGATCGAGATCGACCCCGGCATGGTGAAGACCGAGGAGTTCGGCCTGGTCCGTTTCGGCGGTGACGCCGACCGGGCGGAGGCGGTCTACGCCGGGGTCGCCGAGCCGCTCGTCGCCGACGACGTGGCCGACTGCGTCGCCTGGTGCGCGACCCGCCCGCACCACGTCAACATCGACCAGCTCGTGGTCCGCCCGCTGGCCCAGGCCGCGCAGCACAAGGTGCACCGGACGTCGTGA
- the mshA gene encoding D-inositol-3-phosphate glycosyltransferase, giving the protein MADMHTGVGRQRGALPWPRPRRIATLSVHTSPLHQPGTGDAGGMNVYILEVARRLAEADVEVEIFTRATAGDLPPLVEVAPGVSVRHVTAGPLEGLTKEELPGQLCAFTAGVLRAEAARPPGHYDLIHSHYWLSGQVGWLAKERWGVPLVHTAHTLAKVKNARLAAGDRPEPKARVIGEEQVVTEADRLVANTRVEARDLLDRYAAEPDRVAVVEPGVDLDRFRPASGDRAAATRAARRRLGLPTDGYVVAFVGRIQPLKAPDVLVRAVAALRERDPALADELTVVICGGPSGSGLDRPTALIELAHALDVADRVRFLPPQTGADLPALYRAADLVAVPSHNESFGLVALEAQACGTPVLAAAVGGLVTAVRDGVSGVLIDGHDPADWARELARLLPDRVRRAALGRGAERHAREFSWHRTASGLLAVYGEAITEHRARLARRLGDPALLCSW; this is encoded by the coding sequence GTGGCGGATATGCACACCGGTGTCGGTCGTCAGCGAGGTGCGCTGCCGTGGCCGCGGCCCCGCCGGATCGCCACTCTCTCGGTGCACACGTCGCCGCTGCACCAGCCCGGCACCGGTGACGCGGGCGGCATGAACGTCTACATCCTGGAGGTGGCCCGGCGGCTGGCCGAGGCCGACGTCGAGGTGGAGATCTTCACCCGGGCCACCGCCGGTGACCTGCCCCCGTTGGTCGAGGTGGCGCCCGGTGTGTCCGTCCGGCACGTCACCGCCGGGCCGCTGGAGGGGCTGACCAAGGAGGAGCTGCCGGGTCAGCTCTGTGCCTTCACCGCCGGCGTGCTGCGCGCCGAGGCGGCCCGCCCGCCGGGCCACTACGACCTGATCCACTCGCACTACTGGCTCTCCGGGCAGGTCGGCTGGCTGGCCAAGGAGCGCTGGGGCGTACCGCTGGTGCACACCGCGCACACGCTGGCGAAGGTGAAGAACGCCCGGCTCGCCGCCGGGGACCGCCCGGAGCCGAAGGCCCGGGTGATCGGTGAGGAGCAGGTGGTCACCGAGGCCGACCGGCTGGTCGCGAACACCCGGGTGGAGGCGCGTGACCTGCTCGACCGGTACGCGGCCGAGCCGGACCGGGTGGCGGTGGTGGAGCCCGGCGTCGACCTGGACCGGTTCCGTCCCGCATCCGGCGACCGGGCCGCCGCGACCCGGGCCGCCCGTCGCCGCCTCGGCCTGCCGACCGACGGGTACGTGGTCGCGTTCGTCGGCCGGATCCAGCCGCTCAAGGCGCCGGACGTGCTGGTCCGCGCCGTCGCCGCGCTGCGCGAGCGGGATCCGGCGCTGGCCGACGAGCTGACCGTGGTGATCTGCGGCGGGCCCAGCGGCAGCGGCCTGGACCGGCCGACCGCGCTGATCGAGCTGGCGCACGCGCTCGACGTGGCCGACCGGGTGCGTTTCCTGCCGCCGCAGACCGGCGCGGACCTGCCCGCCCTCTACCGCGCCGCCGACCTGGTCGCGGTGCCGTCGCACAACGAGTCGTTCGGCCTGGTCGCGCTGGAGGCCCAGGCGTGCGGCACGCCGGTGCTGGCCGCCGCCGTGGGCGGCCTGGTCACCGCGGTACGCGACGGCGTCAGCGGGGTGCTCATCGACGGCCACGACCCGGCGGACTGGGCCCGGGAGCTGGCGCGCCTGCTGCCCGACCGGGTACGCCGTGCCGCGCTGGGCCGAGGGGCCGAGCGGCACGCCAGGGAGTTCTCCTGGCACCGCACCGCCTCCGGCCTGCTCGCCGTCTACGGGGAGGCGATCACCGAGCACCGGGCCCGGCTGGCGCGGCGGCTCGGCGACCCGGCCCTGCTGTGCTCCTGGTGA